The Boseongicola sp. DNA segment TAATCCCGAGCATGGCCGCGTACGTAGACCATGCCGTTGATAGAGGATGAACCGCCAATGACTTTGCCGCGTGGCGTGTGAAGTGACCGTCCACCAAGGTGGGGTTCAGGCTCTGAAGAGTATCCCCAGTCATAATGGGACATATTCATTGGATAGCTGAGCGCTGCGGGCATTTGGATGAAAGGGCCCATGTCCGTGCCGCCAAACTCGATCAAGAGTACTGAATGCCCTGCTTCGCTCAATCTGTAAGCTATCGCGCATCCAGCGGAGCCTGCGCCAATTATGACGAAATCTGCTTCCATTGTTGTACTTCCCTATGCGCTCAGTTGTGAGAGATGTTTTTTTCGATGGCGGACATGACAATTGCCGTGGCCTCGGCACCTGCGGGCAACGATTTTGCCAAACCATATTGCAGATAGAGCCCATCAATCAGGGCGGCTGCGAGATTGGCCAGTTCATCAGCCTGGGACCCGGCGATCGGTCTTAAAGCGTGCCGTAAATTTGAGCGATGTCTTTTGGTGTAAGCCCTGTGAAGTCGGCCAGCTTCAGCCGAAGACAGGGCGTGGACATAAAAGTTCAGCCAGGCACTGACAGTGTCGGGCTTGAAGTTCGGGGCAGAAAATCCAGCACTGACGATGGCTTCCAAACGGTCGCGTGGCGTTCTGGACCTTTTCAAACCAGCACGAACCTCGGCGGCGTAGTCGGCCATGATACGGCGCATGGCTGCCAGTAGAATCTGGTCTTTGCCACCGAAATAGTGATGAGCGAGGCCGCTGGAAACACCAGCGCGGCGTGCGATCTGACTTACTGTTATGTCCAGCGACCCGGCCAGACCAATCTCGGTAATGGTTGCGTCGATCAGCGCGGCGCGGCGCAATGGTTCCATTCCAATTTTGGGCATGATTTCTCACCTAGTTCAGCCCAAATCTGGTAATTTATTTTTGATTGACTCGTCAATCAAAAAAATGACGATTTTGCGTGCCCCAAAACCAGAGGCTTTAAGGCAAGGGAATCTCATTTACGAAATGGGGCTGATCGTAACCACGCTGAACGGCGGGTCGTTTGGCAAGGCTTTTATACCAGCGGCTTACAGATGGATATTTTGACAGATCGGTTTGATGCCACTCAAACCGCGAAACCCAAGGCCAAATAGCCATGTCGACAATCGTGTAGGTGCCCCGCCCTGCCCCGACGACGTAGTCGCGGTCTTGCAGCCGATCATCCAGGACTTGATAAAGTCGGGCCCCTTCCTTGCGAAAGTTAGTTTCCGCAGGCTCGCCCAATGGATTTCCGTATTTGGCGAATTGATGAATGCGGCCAAGCGCTGGACCCTGTGCCGACATCTGCCACATCAACCATTCCAAAACATGTGGGCGATCTTCTGGTGCGCCCAGAAATCTGCCTTCACGCTCGGCAATCCAAAGCATAATCGCGCCTGACTCCATAATTGACTGACCCGAAGCGTAATCGTGTACCGCCGGGATTTTGCCGTTTGGAGAGACCGCGATGAATTCGGGTTGATGTTGTGCGCCCTTGCTCAGATCAATTCCGATGGATTTGTATTCGATGCCAAGTTCTTCCAACAAAATAGACACTTTGCGCCCGTTGGGAGTTGTCCATGTGTAAAGATCGATCATCCGAGCCTGCTAAACATTTGTTGCTGTATAAATAACTGGCACTCTATCGTCTTTTGGCAAGGGCTCATTCCATCAAAGGCACCGATTTACAGGCATCAGACCTGCACTGGGATTGGCTTGGTCCCCCGGCTGCGATTAAGCATTTCGTTTAGGATCGTGGTGTGGTCTATTTAGGTCAACTGCGGAGAAACCGCGGGAGGCTCGGGGCGGTTCTGAAATAATGGCGAATCCTTCGGAAAGCGAAAGCCGCAAGCTACTTGTCAGGCTTCGTGAGACGCTGGCGGAAGACAGCGCCGGGCAAGCCCGATTGGATCGGATTACGCATCTGATCGGCAATTCTATGATGACCGAGGTTTGCTCGATCTATCTGTTCCGCGATGCCGAAACTCTTGAATTATGTGCGACGGAGGGATTGAACCCAGACGCAGTTCATCAGACGCGTATGCGGTTGGGCGAGGGGCTGGTCGGCCGTGTGGCGCGCAGTGGGCGCATTGTGAACGAAGCCGACGCCCCTTCCGCTAAGGGTTTTCGGTTCATGCCGGAAACAGGGGAAGAAATTTTTTCGTCATTCTGCGGTGTGCCTATTCAGAGGCTGGGCGAGAAACTGGGGGTTCTGGTCGTTCAATCCAAAGAAGCCCGGGCTTTTTCAGATGACGAGGTTTATGCACTGGAAGTTGTGGCCATGGTACTGGCCGAAATGACGGAGTTGGGTGCCTTCGTCGGCGAAGGCGAAGCACTGCGAGCGCGACATACGCTACCGGCCATGTATCGCGGTGGGATCGGACAGGAAGGTTTGGCCGAAGGCAATGTCTGGCTACACGAACCGCGCGTGGTGGTTTCGAACCCGGTTGCGGATGATCCGGACGCTGAATCGGATCGGTTGCGGGCGGCGGTAAACGATCTGCGGATGTCGGTCGACGATATGCTAAAGACGGTGGCCTCGGATGGTGCGGATTCCGATCAGCGTCAGGTCATGGAAGCCTATCGCATGTTCGCGAATTCGCGGTCCTGGCTGCGTCGGATGGAGGAAGACATCGCTGCTGGATTGTCAGCTGAGGCCGCCGTGGAAAAAGAACAATCGGCAGCGCGAAGCCGTATGAGCCAGGTGCCCGATGCCTATTTGCGCGAGCGGCTTCACGATCTGGACGACCTTTCCAACCGGTTGCTGCGGATACTGACCGGACAGGGCAAAGACACCGGCGCGGAGATGCCAGAACACGCGGTATTGGTGGCCCGCAACATCGGCCCTGCAGAACTGCTGGAGTATGGACGCAAGTGTTTGCGCGGCATCATTCTGGAACAGGGTTCGGTTGGAAGTCACGCGGCCATCGTGGCACGCGCCTGGGCTATTCCGCTGATTATCAACGCCAAGGACGTCACTGGCGAGGCTTTGAACGGTGACCATGTGATGGTCGACGCCGAACAGGGCATTGTTCATTTGCGCCCGGACGACAATGTAGCAAGTGCATTTCGCGACAAGATCGCGATGCAGGCCAAGGCGCAGGAACGCTACGCTGATTTGCGCGGACTGCCGGCACAAGCCAAATGTGGAGCGACGATTTCACTGCATATGAACGCCGGATTGTTGGCCGATTTGCCGTCTCTGGAAGGTTCCGGTGCCGAGGGCGTCGGTCTATTCCGTACCGAGCTGCAGTTTTTGGCCCGCAACAAGGTTCCGCGGCGCGGTGAATTGTCAGCCATCTATTCGCGTGTGCTGGATTCGGCCAATGGGAAACGCGTGATCTTTCGAACGCTGGATATCGGGTCAGACAAGGTGCTGCCCTATATGAAGCGCGAAGACGAACCAAATCCAGCGCTTGGCTGGCGGGCTATTCGAGTGGGCCTAGACAAACCCGGGGTCATGCGCATGCAGTTGCAAGCATTGATCCGGGCCGCAAATGGTCGACCGTTGACCGTTATGTTCCCCTTTGTTGCCCAATTTGAAGAGTTCAAGGCAGCGCGTCAGCAAGTGCTGAACGAAGTCGAGCGAGAGCGAAAACTTGGCCATACTTTGCCGGAAAAGGTGGAAATCGGGGCCATGCTGGAAACGCCAAGCCTGGCCTTTGCTCCGCGCCAGTTTTTTGAAATGGCCGATTTCATTTCCATCGGCGGCAACGACCTGAAGCAGTTCTTCTTTGCAGCTGATCGCGAGAATGAACGTGTTCGCCGCCGCTATGATACGTTGAACGTCAGCTATTTGACCTTCATTCAGCAGATTGTTGGACGGTGTAACAGCACGAAAACTCCATTAAGTTTTTGTGGCGAAGATGCGGGGCGACCTATCGAGGCCCTTTGTTTGTCGGCCATTGGATTGCGGATGCTTTCCATGCGCCCAGCGTCGATCGGGCCGGTCAAACACCTGTTAAGACGGGTAAATCTGGAAGAAGCGAGAGAAGTGATCGCCAAGTCACGTAACGATGGCCATCAGTCCGTGCGCGGCAATGTCATGGAGTGGCTCAGAACGCAGACCGATTAGGAAGTCTGGCTGGGCTTTGCGTGGCGCATCCAGAACCGGCTTTGAAGCAGAACGGCAGTGATCGCCAATCCAAGGGACAACCCCAGCCATATTCCTGCGCCATCAAGCCCAAACACGAAGCCCAGCAAGTAACTTGTGGGTACACCAACAACCCAATAGCCAATGGCTGCCATGATCATCGGCACCATCGTATCTTGCACGCCCCGGAGCATTCCAAGCGCCATAACCTGAGCGGCGTCTACCAGCTGGAAAAGCGCTGCTACTCCAAGCAGAATGGCCCCGATGGCAAGTATTTCTGCCCGGTCCGGGTCTGTTGGATCGATGAAAGCTCCGATCAACAGGTTCGGGAACATCAGGAATACGAAGATCGTAACCACCACTGCCCCGCCTGACACCAGCAGCGCCGATTGAGACGCTAACCGGAGCGTCTGGTGATCGCCACGCCCCCATGCGCGCCCTGCCCGCACGGTGATGGCCTGCGACAGCCCAAGGTGGATCATGAAGGTTGCCGACGCGATTTGCAGAGCAATGCCGTGGGCGGCCAGCGAGATCGTTCCAACCCAACCCATCATGATCGAGGCTACGGCGAAGAGACCGACCTCGGACAGAAGAGTCAGACTAATCGGCCAGCCGAGCTTAAATACGCTGAAAAGTGCATCCCAATCAGGGCGGTGGAAGTTCTGGAAAAGCGTGTATTTGGGTGTGCGGATCAGCGCATAGGCACAAAGGAAAAGCGCACCAAGGATATGGCCGATGACCGACGCTATTGCGGCGCCTTCGACGCCAAGCTCGGGGAAGCCCCAATTTCCAAAAATCAAAGCGTAGTTCAACGCAACGTTAAGAACCGTCGTCGCCAAAGTCGCGTAGAGAACGATGCGGGTGAGTTCCAACGCCGAAAGATAGCTTCGAAAGACCATGACGAGAAGCGCCGGCATTAGGCCGAACGCTATGATATCCATATATTTTCCCGCAAGTTCACTGATAAGCGGCTCTTGACCGATGGCCAGGAAAAACTCTTCAAAAAACAGAAGTGGCACGGTCAGAACTGCGCCAAACAGAATGGTCAGCCAAAGACCCATGCGAGTAACGCGGCGGACCTGTCGGTCATCGTCGGTACCTGCTGCACTGGCCACCATGGGCATGACGGCGATAGCGAAGCCCGAGGCGACGATGAAAACAGTAAAAAATGCCGGACCTGCAAGCGAAACGGCGGCAAGGGCAGAAACGTCGTACCAGCCCAGCATCAGCGTATCAGTGACTTGAATGGCCACTTGCGCAAGCTGACTGCCCACGAGCGGAAGCCCGAGTGCGATCAGTGCACGCGACTGATTGGCCAGCGTGGGAACTGGCCGGTTTTGAGTTTCGGCGGTCGACATGAGAATCGCTATACGCCTGCCCGTCGCGCGGAGCAATTCCCAATCATATTCGCATTTGGCTATGGAAATGCGCAGCGAGCTATCGACCCCGTTGGGAAATCATCTTAGCTTCCAACTCATGAGGATATTTTCCGACAAGAACCGGCCTGTTCATTTGGGTCCATATCCCTTGGAGCGATTGTCACGCGGCACAAAATTTAGTGTCGACGGACTACCCCGGTTCGAACAGTTTTCGTATCATCGCACTGAAGCAAGGCAGTCCATAATCAACGCAATGACTGACCATCAGGCAATGATGGATACCATTCGAGATGGGTTTGTGAACAAGAGCCGTGCGACTGTGACGGATGATCCGGTTGAGCGGGCAAACCATTTGAAATCATTCGCGTATTTTAGCGACGCGGATACGGCTGGCATTGGACGGATGCCGAGGGGGGCTGTGCTGGAAACGCCTTATGGCAACCCGGATATCGCTGCTTTGGCTGAAGCCCTGAGGACCAGGCAGACCAAAACTTTGGCTTCGGGCATCGATATGATCATGGCCGATCTGAAAGAATCGATGCAGGCCAAACCCAGCGGCATTGATGGCCATGACCATGTGATGGTGGTGATCAACCAGGCCCCTCGCGCGCCGCGTCCGAATGAACCCGGAACTGAGTGGCTGGAAGGTGCCGCGGGACATGTCGCTCATTTGCGAGCAACCGAAACGGCGGTCGTTTTGGCGAACTATATTCGCCTGCTTGGGTGGCGCGCAAAGGCGCATACTGCAACCTCGTCAGAGATCGACCTGAACCATGTTGCGGTTGCGACTGGATTAGCGACTGTGGAAGATGGCGCGCTGTGGGTTCCCTACCTTACGAACGGTTTTGGACTGGCGGCAATTACGACTGATATGCCATTGGATGTTGATGCTCCGCTCTTGCAACGACGTGAGCAGCCCAAGTTCCGCACCGAAGGACCGGCCTGGTGGGTGGGGGCGGGTTTCCGCAAAAGCGCTTTGACATCAGACCCTTACAGAAAACGAAATTTTGCCGACGGGCCGCATCCGTTTGAGACCCTGAAACGAGTGGACGACCCGACGACCTATATTGACGAACCAAACGTTGCACGGGTTCCCAAGCGTACCGACATGTTCGCGCGCGCGCAGTTCGGTGATATGGGGCCAAAACTGCAAAACGGTGCCAAAGGCGGATACTATGCGCGCAAGGCGGCACCTTCGATGGCGCAAAGGCGCATGTTGGGTGCGTTTGTCTTTCTGCAGGACGGGCCAGTCGAAACCGACACGCAAGTTCAAGTGGACACCGTTGATATTGCAAAAAAATTAAGGCCGCAACCTATTTTCTGGGTGTCGATGCCGCCGGTCTAAGCCGGTGCCCGGAATGGAGCTGGTATTCCCACGACGCTACCGGGGCACCATTGGATCCACCCCATGATCAGGCAATCTCGATGATCGTTGATCAGGGATATGAAACGATGGAAGGTGCCAGCGGCGACGACTGGATTTCGGTCGCTCAATCTATGCGGGCCTATCTGCGCTTTTCTCTTTTGGGAGGCATAATCTCTAAACAAATCAGACGGTTAGGGTATAAGGCAAAGGCGCATACGGTTTTGGACGGCGAAGTGTTGCAGCCACCGCTGTTACTATTGTCGGGGCTGGGAGAGGTCAGCCGGATTGGCGAAGTGATCCTGAACCCGTTTCTGGGACCACGGCTGAAATCCGGCGTGGTGACAACTGACTTGCCCTTGGCCCATGACCGGCCGATTGACTTTGGACTGCAAAAGTTTTGCGAGTCCTGCAACAAATGCGCCCGCGAGTGCCCTTCGGGCGCGATTACCGCCGGTCCAAAGCTGATGTTCAACGGCTATGAGATTTGGAAATCCGACAGCCAGAAATGCGCAACCTACCGGATCACCACTGAAGGTGGGGCGATGTGCGGGAGGTGCATGAAAACCTGCCCTTGGAATTTAGAGGGGTTGTTTGCAGAAAAACCTTTCCGTTGGGCCGCGATGAATATGCCAAGTGCAGCACCCGCACTTGCGAAACTGGACGATGTTGCCGGGCGTGGCGGTTTGAACCCGGTGAAAAAATGGTGGTGGGACATAGAGTTAGACGAAAGTGGTGGTTATCACGCGGCCAAGGTTCCGGCCAATGCGCGGGATTTGCAACGCGATTTGGATCTGAAATACGAGGACCAGACTTTGGCGGTTTACCCGGCAAATCTTGCGCCCCATCCTTGGCCCTATCCTTTCCCTATGGACCGCGAGGCCGGAATTTCGGCCTATGAAAACCTGATCAGCGCCAAAGACCACCGCGCCAAATCCGAAGCTGGTGAGACTGCCCATGTTCACAAGTATTCAGGTGATGGCACAAGTCCGGTTGTGCGGGTCAACGTCAGCAAGGTTGAAAATCTCACGGCAGACATAACAAAATATGAATTCACCGCTCTGGACGAAAGCGATTTGCCGGAATGGTCGGCGGGCGCGCATCTGGATGTGGTTGTAGCCCCTGAATTCCTTAGACAATACTCGATGTCCGGTCATCCGATTGATCGAAAACGTTATCAGATTGCTGTCTTGCGTGAAGACGAGGGCCGAGGGGGATCGGCGCTGATGCACCGGATATTCTCAGAAGGACGCAAGGTCTTCGTTTCACAGCCGATCAACCATTTTCCACTGGATGAAACTGCCAGCAAAACCTTTCTGATGGGCGGTGGTATTGGGATTACCCCGATGGTGGCGATGGCCCATGAACTGCACGGGCTTGGCGCTGATTTTCAGTTGCACTATTCGGTGCCGACCCGAGCGGCAGCGGGATTTCTTGAGGATATTCAAGGCTTTGAATGGTCTGAAAATCTACGCCTGCACATCTCGGATGAAGACACGCGCGCCGATTTGGCCAACATATTCACCGAACCCGGCAAAGATACCCATGTCTATGCCTGTGGTCCCGACGCCTTTATGTCAGCCGTAGTTGATGCTGCGCAGGGCGCGGGCGTGCCAGAAGATAATTGCCATATCGAGTATTTTTCGACCCCGGATGTGCCGGAATATGAGAACCACGACTTTACCCTGAAGTTGATGAAGTCTGGCCGGGAAGTAATTGTTCCGGCTGATAAATCCGGAACCGATGCATTGGCCGACGCGGGCATTCAGGTGCCGGTAAAATGCTCAGATGGTATCTGTGGGGTTTGCAGTTGCGGGATCGTCTCGGGCGAGGTCGAACACCGTGATTTCGTTCTGTCAAACCGCGAGCGGCAGACCAAGATGATCCTTTGCCAATCCCGCGCTGCGGACCCGGACGGGGTGATCGAAATCGATCTTTGATCGGCTCGAAACACCCTGTCTGTATCGCGTCGGTATCATGTCGGTATTACGTCGGTGGACCCGAACGGTGCTGATACCTTGCGTTAACTCTTAGAGTTTCAGTCCAACCCAGGCGCCGTTGCGGTTGGAAGACCGCACGCAGGCATCGACGAAGGCAACCCCGATGACACCGTCATTGATATCGGGGAACGCTACATCGCCAGACACTGGCACGCCCGCCCGGCGGGCATTGATGGCTTCCGCCGCTTCTGCGTAGATCGTGGCAAAGCCTTCCAGATAGCCTTCGGGATGGCCGGGCGGAATTCGCGTGACGCGATTGGCGGCATCGCCTGCCCCGGCACCACCCCGTGTCAAAAGGCGCTTTGGTTCGCCAAAAGGCGTGAACCACAGATAGTTCGGGTCTTCCTGGCTCCATTCCAGCCCGCCCTTGTCGCCATAGACGCGAAGCTTCAGGGCGTTTTCATTGCCCGGCGACACCTGGCTCGCCCAGAGCATGCCCTTGGCCCCACCAGTGAACCGCATCATGACATGGGCGTTGTCGTCCAACTGGCGGCCGTCAACAAAGGTTGCCAGATCAGCAGACAATTCCGCCAGTTCCAACCCGGTCACAAAAGAAGCGAGGTTGAAAGCATGGGTGCCAATATCGCCGATGCACCCCCCGGCCCCGCTTTATTTGGGATCCGTGCGCCATTCGGCCTGTTTCAACCCGCTGTCTTCCAGTTTGTCACTCAGCCAATCCTGCGGGTATTCGGCCTGAACCACACGCACCGTGCCAATGTCGCCTGCGGCGACCATGGCGCGGGCCTGACGGATCATCGGATAGCCGGTGTAATTATGGGTCAGCACAAACAGCGCGTCAGATTTGGCCGCTGCCTTGGCCAGAGCTTTGGCCTCGGGCAAGGTCGCGGTCAGGGGCTTGTCGCAGATGACATGGATGCCACGTTTCAGAAACTCTTTGGCAACTGGGGCGTGCATGTGGTTCGGCGTCACGATGGCCACCGCCTCGATGCCCGACTTCAGGCGCGCCTCGCGCTTGGCCATTTCGGCAAAATTGCCATAGGCACGGGCGGGATCAATTCCGAAATCCTGCGCCGAGGCCAGGCTTTTCTCAGCCGTCGACGAAAAAGCCCCGGCCACAAGCTCGAACCGGTCGTCTATTCGGGCTGCAATGCGATGCACCCCGCCAATGAAGGCATCCCGCCCTCCGCCAACCATACCAAGCCTGATCCGATCTGTGTTGCGCCGTTCCATGTGATCCTCATCATCTTCTTTTTGGTCAAAAATACTCCGGGGGAGTCGCCAAAGGCGACGGGGGCAGCGCCCCCGGCCGGGGTGGGTGGGCGGGGCCCACTCACAAAACCTTAATCCAATCCCAACATTCTACGATTGCCTTCGTCATCTGTGCCGCCATCGGCGAAATCATCAAAGGCCCGTTCTGTGACGCGAATGATATGATCCTTTACAAAGGCCGCCCCTTCGCGCGCGCCGTCTTCGGGGTGCTTCATTGCGCATTCCCATTCGACAACCGCCCATCCGTCAAAATCATATTGTGTGAGTTTCGAAAACACCGCACGGAAGTCGACCTGACCATCGCCCAGCGAGCGGAAGCGTCCAGCACGATCTACCCAGGACTGGAACCCGCCGTAGACACCTTGTTTACCGGTTGGATTTAACTCGGCGTCCTTAACATGGAACATGCCGATGCGTTCGTGATAAATGTCAATATTCGCCAGATAATCAAGGTGTTGCAAAACATAGTGTGACGGATCGTAGAGCATCATCGCCCGATCATGATTGCCAACACGCTCCAGGAACATCTCGTAAGAAATACCGTCGTGCAGATCTTCGCCGGGGTGGATTTCGTAGCAAACGTTGACGCCCATTTCGTCGGCGTGGTCCAGGATCGGACGCCAGCGCGCGGCCAGTTCATCAAAGGCCGCTTCGACCAGACCCGCCGGACGCTGTGGCCATGGGTATACATATGGCCATGCCAGCGCGCCCGAAAACGTCGCGTGCGCGGAAAGTCCCAGATTGCGGCTGGCGGTCAACGCCTTCTTGACCTGATCCACAGCCCATTCCTGACGCGCGCCTGGGTTGCCGCGCACAGCTTCGGCGGCAAATCCGTCAAACGCCTGATCATAGGCCGGATGCACGGCGACCAGTTGCCCTTGCAGGTGAGTCGACAGTTCGGTCACGGTGATGCCGTTCGCTGCGGCCTGACCTTTGAATTCATCGCAGTAATCTTTTGACGCTGCGGCCTTGTCCAGATCGAACAGATTGCCATCCCAGCTTGGAACCTGCACACCAATGTAGCCCGCATCGGCCGCCCATTTGGTCATGGTGTCCCATGAGTTGAACGGCGCATCGTCACCGGAAAATTGCGCCAGAAATAGCGCGGGGCCTTTGATGGTTTTCATGTCTGTTCTCCTATTCAGGGCATCGATAGCGCACAAATGCAAAGTGTTGGCTGTCAGGTGACCACGATGGCACGTTAATCGTGCCTTGCCCGCCAAGCAATGTTGTGATCCGGCGCGAGGCGCCGCCGGTTTGGGGCATCAAGCGCAGTTCGACCTGTTTGTTTGCGGGATGACCTTTGGTGCCGGGGGGATAGGCCAAGTAGACAACGTGTTCGCCGTCAGGTGACGGATGGGGAAACCAGTTCACCCGGGTGTCGTGGGTCATTCGTACGGGTGTGCCGCCGTCCACGGTAATGCGCCACAAATCGACTGTGCCGTCACGTTCGCCGTTGAACCAAATCCAATGGCCATCGGGAGTGTAATCCGGTCCGTCGCAATGATCGAAATCTTGGGTCAGTTGTTTTTCTTCGCCGCCGGTGATGGCAGTGGAATAGACCTGAAAACTATCTTCCCGCTTGGCGGCATAGGCGATGCGGCCGCCGTCCGGGGACCACCCATGCCAATAGGATGGCCCATTTGGCGTCAGAAGTCGGGGCGCGCCGCCCTGGGAGGGCAAGAGATATATCCGACTTTCGCCGGTTTCGCTGCGGTCCTAAATGACGATCTGGCTGC contains these protein-coding regions:
- the betI gene encoding transcriptional regulator BetI, with the protein product MPKIGMEPLRRAALIDATITEIGLAGSLDITVSQIARRAGVSSGLAHHYFGGKDQILLAAMRRIMADYAAEVRAGLKRSRTPRDRLEAIVSAGFSAPNFKPDTVSAWLNFYVHALSSAEAGRLHRAYTKRHRSNLRHALRPIAGSQADELANLAAALIDGLYLQYGLAKSLPAGAEATAIVMSAIEKNISHN
- a CDS encoding glutathione S-transferase, producing MIDLYTWTTPNGRKVSILLEELGIEYKSIGIDLSKGAQHQPEFIAVSPNGKIPAVHDYASGQSIMESGAIMLWIAEREGRFLGAPEDRPHVLEWLMWQMSAQGPALGRIHQFAKYGNPLGEPAETNFRKEGARLYQVLDDRLQDRDYVVGAGRGTYTIVDMAIWPWVSRFEWHQTDLSKYPSVSRWYKSLAKRPAVQRGYDQPHFVNEIPLP
- the ptsP gene encoding phosphoenolpyruvate--protein phosphotransferase, with translation MANPSESESRKLLVRLRETLAEDSAGQARLDRITHLIGNSMMTEVCSIYLFRDAETLELCATEGLNPDAVHQTRMRLGEGLVGRVARSGRIVNEADAPSAKGFRFMPETGEEIFSSFCGVPIQRLGEKLGVLVVQSKEARAFSDDEVYALEVVAMVLAEMTELGAFVGEGEALRARHTLPAMYRGGIGQEGLAEGNVWLHEPRVVVSNPVADDPDAESDRLRAAVNDLRMSVDDMLKTVASDGADSDQRQVMEAYRMFANSRSWLRRMEEDIAAGLSAEAAVEKEQSAARSRMSQVPDAYLRERLHDLDDLSNRLLRILTGQGKDTGAEMPEHAVLVARNIGPAELLEYGRKCLRGIILEQGSVGSHAAIVARAWAIPLIINAKDVTGEALNGDHVMVDAEQGIVHLRPDDNVASAFRDKIAMQAKAQERYADLRGLPAQAKCGATISLHMNAGLLADLPSLEGSGAEGVGLFRTELQFLARNKVPRRGELSAIYSRVLDSANGKRVIFRTLDIGSDKVLPYMKREDEPNPALGWRAIRVGLDKPGVMRMQLQALIRAANGRPLTVMFPFVAQFEEFKAARQQVLNEVERERKLGHTLPEKVEIGAMLETPSLAFAPRQFFEMADFISIGGNDLKQFFFAADRENERVRRRYDTLNVSYLTFIQQIVGRCNSTKTPLSFCGEDAGRPIEALCLSAIGLRMLSMRPASIGPVKHLLRRVNLEEAREVIAKSRNDGHQSVRGNVMEWLRTQTD
- a CDS encoding MATE family efflux transporter gives rise to the protein MSTAETQNRPVPTLANQSRALIALGLPLVGSQLAQVAIQVTDTLMLGWYDVSALAAVSLAGPAFFTVFIVASGFAIAVMPMVASAAGTDDDRQVRRVTRMGLWLTILFGAVLTVPLLFFEEFFLAIGQEPLISELAGKYMDIIAFGLMPALLVMVFRSYLSALELTRIVLYATLATTVLNVALNYALIFGNWGFPELGVEGAAIASVIGHILGALFLCAYALIRTPKYTLFQNFHRPDWDALFSVFKLGWPISLTLLSEVGLFAVASIMMGWVGTISLAAHGIALQIASATFMIHLGLSQAITVRAGRAWGRGDHQTLRLASQSALLVSGGAVVVTIFVFLMFPNLLIGAFIDPTDPDRAEILAIGAILLGVAALFQLVDAAQVMALGMLRGVQDTMVPMIMAAIGYWVVGVPTSYLLGFVFGLDGAGIWLGLSLGLAITAVLLQSRFWMRHAKPSQTS
- a CDS encoding TIM barrel protein: MKTIKGPALFLAQFSGDDAPFNSWDTMTKWAADAGYIGVQVPSWDGNLFDLDKAAASKDYCDEFKGQAAANGITVTELSTHLQGQLVAVHPAYDQAFDGFAAEAVRGNPGARQEWAVDQVKKALTASRNLGLSAHATFSGALAWPYVYPWPQRPAGLVEAAFDELAARWRPILDHADEMGVNVCYEIHPGEDLHDGISYEMFLERVGNHDRAMMLYDPSHYVLQHLDYLANIDIYHERIGMFHVKDAELNPTGKQGVYGGFQSWVDRAGRFRSLGDGQVDFRAVFSKLTQYDFDGWAVVEWECAMKHPEDGAREGAAFVKDHIIRVTERAFDDFADGGTDDEGNRRMLGLD